In one window of Mastigocladopsis repens PCC 10914 DNA:
- a CDS encoding tetratricopeptide repeat protein, which yields MRKSRLSVAVRYLVVGMWLGFFSLDGATAQIPSLTLPLLLAQNPQQSSNTPRPNTASQTTKFESSFSLSSIAPACPFPPLPMSTAAAKSLFGFGLSAQITTDPVKPTFSTAVPSERFAVPTDERSAATVSDLVRAGKLVKALQVAQKIKDVSLKNEALRKIASAYKSAGQLNQAFQVAKSIIEPSQSNISLRDNALSEIVQAYAQAGQLDQALQVAEIMGEGFKFSTLLDIAEKYRIAGQSVRAASIIEQADAVYRTASKPNSTNLLANPRFKIFILPRLIDKYVAVGQKQKAVELSSELFEFIKTLPQQNYMTLTNLSGIAEIYEGAGQSDKAGEVLDYSLLAVKNIKETFVKAQALAQIANVYAQLKYSARASEVLSQALALAKPDKEVSSKNIVMITVARGYAVLEQYDKALEITKAVEPVSLGDQVKQAITCSKQAK from the coding sequence CCAAAACCCACAGCAGTCTAGCAACACTCCCCGTCCTAACACTGCCTCACAAACAACTAAATTTGAATCTTCTTTTTCGCTATCCTCCATCGCCCCAGCTTGTCCGTTTCCGCCCTTACCAATGTCAACAGCCGCAGCCAAATCCCTATTTGGATTTGGATTATCTGCACAAATCACTACTGACCCTGTAAAACCAACCTTTTCTACAGCTGTACCAAGTGAGCGCTTCGCTGTACCAACGGATGAGCGCTCCGCTGCGACTGTGAGTGACTTGGTAAGAGCGGGAAAACTAGTGAAAGCTCTGCAAGTTGCCCAAAAAATTAAGGATGTTTCTCTCAAGAACGAGGCATTAAGGAAAATAGCCAGTGCTTACAAGTCAGCAGGGCAACTCAATCAAGCTTTTCAGGTTGCAAAGAGCATAATAGAGCCGTCGCAGTCAAACATCTCATTGAGAGATAATGCGTTGTCGGAAATAGTCCAAGCCTATGCACAAGCAGGGCAACTGGATCAAGCCCTTCAGGTTGCAGAAATCATGGGCGAAGGATTCAAATTCAGTACTTTACTGGATATCGCTGAAAAGTATCGAATAGCCGGACAATCGGTTCGCGCTGCTTCTATCATAGAACAGGCGGATGCAGTTTATAGAACAGCGAGCAAACCTAACTCAACTAACCTTTTGGCTAATCCGCGTTTCAAAATTTTTATTTTGCCTAGGCTTATCGATAAGTATGTAGCTGTGGGACAAAAACAGAAAGCCGTTGAGTTATCGTCTGAATTGTTTGAGTTTATTAAAACGCTACCACAGCAGAATTATATGACGCTTACTAATTTGTCTGGTATTGCTGAAATCTACGAAGGAGCAGGACAAAGCGACAAAGCTGGTGAAGTTCTTGATTATTCGTTATTAGCTGTTAAAAACATTAAGGAGACATTTGTCAAAGCCCAAGCCTTAGCTCAAATTGCCAACGTTTATGCACAGCTAAAATACTCGGCTCGCGCTAGTGAAGTTTTATCACAGGCGCTCGCTTTGGCTAAACCAGATAAGGAAGTTTCATCAAAAAATATTGTTATGATTACCGTCGCCCGTGGCTATGCGGTGTTAGAGCAATACGACAAAGCTCTTGAGATTACTAAAGCTGTAGAGCCAGTCTCACTGGGTGACCAAGTAAAACAGGCCATAACCTGTTCAAAACAAGCAAAGTAG
- a CDS encoding ribbon-helix-helix domain-containing protein, with the protein MAGHFDPAVSRQLRQLALEQDTTVQGLLAEALNDLFEKYGKKPIA; encoded by the coding sequence ATCGCGGGACATTTCGACCCAGCAGTCTCCCGACAACTAAGGCAACTAGCACTAGAGCAAGACACAACTGTTCAAGGTTTGTTGGCTGAAGCTTTGAATGACTTGTTTGAGAAGTACGGCAAAAAGCCGATAGCTTAA
- a CDS encoding tyrosine-type recombinase/integrase codes for MLFSTIQLPFSAKIFSQNTPPSKKSSQKEREYLRTSEVNAMIGAAQKVGRHGVRDGAIILLMFRHGLRTAELVALKWSQIDLVGGYYRDTSCQKWS; via the coding sequence ATGCTATTTAGCACTATCCAACTTCCATTTTCGGCAAAGATATTTTCTCAAAATACTCCCCCGTCGAAAAAATCATCTCAGAAGGAAAGAGAATATCTGCGGACATCAGAAGTCAACGCCATGATTGGTGCTGCTCAAAAAGTAGGTCGTCATGGTGTTAGAGATGGAGCAATTATTTTATTGATGTTTCGTCACGGACTAAGAACTGCCGAATTGGTTGCTCTGAAATGGTCGCAGATAGATTTAGTAGGAGGTTATTATAGAGATACATCGTGTCAAAAATGGTCATGA
- a CDS encoding tyrosine-type recombinase/integrase, with translation MRALRQIQRDYPDSSYVFVSERKAPLSTRSIRHIIARAGEIAQIAWTVHPHQLRHACGYYLAAQGHDTRAIQDYLGHKNIHHTVRYTQMSPQRFEKFWRD, from the coding sequence TTGAGAGCTTTGCGTCAAATTCAAAGAGATTACCCCGATTCGAGTTACGTTTTCGTATCCGAGCGCAAAGCACCTCTATCAACCCGTTCAATCCGTCATATCATAGCCAGAGCTGGAGAAATTGCTCAAATCGCTTGGACAGTTCATCCTCATCAACTACGCCATGCTTGTGGCTACTATTTAGCGGCCCAAGGTCATGATACCAGAGCAATTCAAGACTATTTAGGACATAAGAATATACACCACACAGTTCGTTATACTCAAATGTCACCTCAAAGATTTGAAAAGTTCTGGAGAGATTAA